ATTAAGAAGAATGTGGTGTATGCTTAAAACTATTTTGGCGTAACGATAAGCACAGTCCAATGGTAACCCTAAAGAAATCATAAGATAGTTTAATCTTAATGTGTTGTAGGATGATACCCTATGCATCCGTTTTAGAAAATGTTGTATATTGGAAACTTTTGAAAGACATACCGTCTTCTCAGGTATCGCATCCTGAAAAGCATTTTTTTCTATTTTTGTCTCATCTGAAAATTTAAGGTTTGAAAAATATGGACAACTTTCAAAAATACACTGCTCAAATGCTTGCTCTTCCATCACAACATCATCTTTGAGTGTTAATCCTTTCATGAAGGTTGCCCTCAAAAATACCCATTTTCCTATAATCTTCACATTGGGTAAATTCACATCCTCTTTAAAGATTGCTCCATGAAATGCACCCCCTTCCAACACAACATCACTATATAGTTTTATCCCTTTAGTGAAGGTTGCCCCGCGAAATGCCCATTTTCCTATCCTCTTCACATTGGATAAATCCAACTTCGATCCAAGTGTTTTGTCTTTAAAAGCATCCACACCTATCTCTTTCACATTCCCTGCTAATACAAATGTTGCTTTTGTTTCAGGAAGATCAAACCCTTGCGTTAAAACTTCATCTTTGCAATGTATGACAAATGTTACATCGGGACATTCATTAGACACAGTTTCAATGTTAACTTTGTGATCTTGGAGATCTTGTGGAGTTATGAGGATATGAGAGTTTGGCTTTAAGCCAAACCTATAGTTGATGGGTTTGCCTTCTTGCTCAAAATCAATCTCATCCAATGTTTTATACTCCTGCGCATATGCTTGACAAAACTGCCTTGCTACATCTTCAATATGTGTTTTATGAACATAAAGCACATCATCAGGAAACTTATGTGCAATGATCATTTGCATCTTACGCACCACAGGATTATCTGTTGTTAGAGTGTTGATGTTAATAAAATCCTCTTGTGTAGCAAAAAAAGCTGAGGACGAACCCTCTTTACGAGCCCAGAAGAAGTCTAACTTTTCTAAGAACTTATCATTACCTTTAAAGAATATACTTATCATACGTTCTAAAGCTTGTAGTGAAAGAAACTCTAGAAAGTGATCAAATCTTTGATACTCTCTAGCAAGGGCAAGAGAGGCAAAAACCATATTACGGTGTTTTGCATTAAATAATAGAGACGCTATTCTCTCATCTTCTGGTATGTAGGCTAAAGCCTGACCTAACATCTGAAGCCCTGTTGTGGGTCTAGGATCAAGAGGCTCTACAATCGATCCAATAGCTCGAAACCTTTCTTTAGCCGCAGAGGTATCAGCGGCTGCAGCAGCTGCTGCACCAACGGGAGCATCACATGCTTCTTGTGAACCCTGAGCCACCTGTTCTTGAGCTTGGGAGTGTTGCCCAGAAAGCGGGGCAGGTGAATGCGCATAGATTGCCTTCGCAGGAGATGTTGCATTTAGGTGATAAAAAGCATGTATTTTGATATATAATTTAGGCTTTGGCTTAACTATAGGGAGAAAAAAAGGAAAGAGCAAAATACATTCTGGATACTAGACAGCCACCAATCAAGACAACACCCAATTAACCAAATCTTAACACTCACACCCCTCCTTACAGCAGAATAAGCAACACCCAACACTATGCTGTTTAACTTTTACCTTCAACCCTTCCTTGGTATGGGAGATCAAACCTCTAACACACAAGAATTTGAGCGCGTTTATACAAAAGATAAATTAGCCTCTGGCATCAACCGCGCCTATCGCGTCTTAGGGAAATACAGAAAAACACATATGCAAGAGTTCCATATTTTGGTGATGATTTTATATGATTTGAATATGAGCAATTTTCGCGTAAGAGAGTGGCAAGACATGAGCCCGGTTGATAAGCTCTTGAAGTATGATTTACCTCTCACGTATATGGACCCATCCGACCCGATGATTGAAGAATTTATGCGTATGAGCAAGGAGTATTCCAAAATTCATCTTGTTTTGCTAGATCCTAAATCTACAGATAAAGAGATTGAAAAAGAGTGGAAGGCGTATTGCAAAAGATTCCAAGAGAAAAAAGGTATGATGCACCATATCAGAGCTAACCTCATGAAAGCCTTTAAAATAAATAACCAAGAATTGGATCGTTGGATTATGCATAAAGTTCATGCGTTTGTGTATTTTGAAAAAAGCTTTTGGGCAAAACATAAAAACACACCACGTGTGAAAAATCTCGCACATGCGATGATCGCCCTACATAACGACAATATCGAAGAAGCAACAGATTACTTTGAGTTGTATAAGAGGGATGAATATGAGCGTCTGCCAAAGCGTAAATTTGATAATGAAAATGACAACTGTCGTGGGTGAATTTTAACCGTCGTTATGGATTGCCACACATTCTGACGAATGCTCGCAATGACGGATATTCTAAGTCGTCATCACGAGGGACGAAGCCCCGTGGTGATCCATAGAAGAACAGCCCACCTACGCTCTTTGAGCTTCGGCGAGACATCCGTTTCACACGCTACGACTTGATGATAAATCATCTCGTCGTAGCTAAATTTTGCTGAAGGCAAAATTAGCGAAGACGGATGGATGGCTACGACCCTAAAAGGTCTCGCCATGACGGTCGTTGTCCTTATAGATTTTAGAAAATTTGCGGGGATGGGTCAGATCACGAAGAGCGGAGCAACTTGATGATCCATTCCACACTTAAAATTTGAAAAATTTCACCCCCAACCCTTGAAACAGAAAAACTTAATTCCTATAATAAAAACCTACTCGCAAAAAAATAAAAATATGTTTTTCAAGGTGTTATATGGAGCATCTTATCAAACTTCTCAACCCCGTCAACAAAGCGTTTTGCAAACGATTTCACACACCCGACAAAATAGCATAACTCGTTTTACTGAAGTATTTTCGACTCAAACACCTTTTCAACAAGGAGGTTTAGGGATTAGACGAGAAAGGCAACGCACCACTATGCATAGCGTTAAAGTTGAGCACAACGAAAGGGTTGGGCCTGAAATTTCCGTAAGCATTACAAATGAAGGTTTTGAATTTGAAAACCCCGAAAGCAGAGTTGTTAAATTTAAATTTTCTAAAGAAACCCATTTCTCAGTTGAAGAATTACAACCAAGGGGTTGCAAAGTATCTTTCACATACAACCAAAAATTTTACAGCTTGCACTTTAAAAACACTAGAGATTTTTGCGAATTCCAGCAAGATTTCAGGCAGAAATTACCACACTTAAAGTTCGTTGGTGATCTAGGAAACACCCCTTCGTATTACAAAGAAAATATTGTCGACATTTTAACTAGAGCAAAAGGATTTGGATATAATGCGACAGGAAATTGCGGTTTATACAAAGCACGCTTTCATCACTTTAAGTCCCAAGAACGAGCTAGATCTGTTTCAGCTGGAGAGTACCCCTTGGTTGTGAAAGTGCTACCCTTATCAGGAAACATGTCATCAGAAAGCGCTACAGAACTTAGAAATCACCAAATTGCACAAAACCACCCTTTTGTTGCAAAAAGCGCAGTTGTTACGAATGGCGTTCAAGCGCTTTTGGTGATGCCAAATTATGCATGCAATCTGAGTGATTTTATGGAACAAGAAGAATCTTTTGAGACCTCTTTTATCAAATCCACATTTGCTCGCATGTTATTGAGTTTGATGTACGCACATAAAACAGGCTTTGTTCACAGAGACGTAAAACCAGAAAACATCTTTATCGACAGACATAACAAACCATTTCTAGCAGATTTCGGGCTTTCAACAGATCAGGAAGCTGGTATTAGAGATTTAACACGTGCATGCGGAACGGAAGAAATTATGGCACCAGAAATGGTAAGCCCAGATTTTACCAAATATGATTTTCGATGTGATTTTTATTCTTTAGGTGTTGTTTTGTTTTGGATGCTAACTGAAGGTGAGTATCCATTTGAATGCAACACAACAGATTCAAACAACTTCTTATCAGAAAGAAAGAGTTTTTCCATCGATGATAGGCTAGAACAGCTCAACAAATTTAGAGGTGATTTTGAAGAAAATGAGGGTTTGTTAGATTTATGCGAACAACTTTTATCATATAACCCCGACGACAGACCTGATCCAGTTAGAACTCTCACAAGAGTAACTTATTTAAAGAGCACAACAGAAGAATTGTTTGAGCAAAACCCAGAACTTGCGCAACTACACCCTGAGATTGCTGAACGGTTGAAGTAAAAAAACAATCACCATACATTCTGACGAGCGCTCGCAACAACGACCTAAAACGTCATCACGAGGAGCGAAGCGACGTGGTGATCCATAGAAGAACAGCCCACCTACGCTCTTTGAGCTTCGGCGAGACATCCGTTTCACACGCTACGACTTGATGATAAATCATCTCGTCGTAGCTAAATTTTGCTGAAGGCAAAATTAGCGAAGACGGATGGATGGCCACGACCCTAAAGGGTCTCACCATGACGCGTTACTCCTTCAGCTTCACACCCCGTATCGCAACCCTCTTGATCTTACGAGGTGTTGCATCCAACACCACAAACTCAACACCATCTTCATACTGCACAATCTCACCACGAGAAGGCACACGACCCGCAACTTCACAGATCATACCAGCAATGGTTAAAACATCATCATCGTCATCACCACTTCTGAAGCTTGTGCCAATTGCTTCATTAAGATCGTCTAAGCGTGTATGCCCATCTGCAATAACATCACCACTATCTTCAATCACAATTTGTCCAGGAGGGGTAACAGTTTCTTCGTGTTGAATATCACCAATAATTTCCTCAATCAAATCCGTGAATGTCACTAATCCATCTACGCCACCATATTCATCCACAACAATCGCCATTTTTTGACCATTTTCACGCATACCCATAAGGCAATCTAAAATTGGTAGAGAAGGTGAAACAAAATCAATCGGTTTCATAAAGGTGTTGATATCAAACTTATCCTTACCTTCACGCTCAAACGCCATGATATCTTCCAACACCACATACCCTAGGATGTTATCAATCTCTTCTTTGTAGATGATCAACTGAGACATGTTTTTATTACGCATCAACTCAATAATCTCGGATGTTTTGGATGTATCGGATAGAGCAATAATTTCTGCACGCGCAATTTTAATTGAACTCACCTGCGTATCTTTGAGTTCTAAGACGTTGTGCAATAAAGCGCGTTCATCCTCATCAATCTTTTCATCTTCACCGTTTTTACCCTCTTGAATGAGGTCGATCACGGTAGACTCAATCTCACCACTTGGATCTTTTTTTGTGAATCTTAGCCACAACTTGAGAAAGTTTCTTAAAAAGAAAAAAATTACTTTCGAAAAAATATTATGAAACATAAGGATTTTTAACCCCCAGGCTCTCTAAAATCTGTATCTCTTCTTCTTCCATCTCGATTCTATCTCGCTCCTCTATGTGATCAAACCCCAGCAAATGCAATACACCGTGCACAAACATATGTGTAATGTGATCTGTGAGAGATTTGTTTTGCTCTAATGATTCGCGCTTGATCGTTTCAAACGATAACACGATATCTCCTAAGCAAGTATTTTGCGACAAACCAGCGAAAAATGCAAGAGTTTCGCTGAGAGTCGCGTCATCGCGAGGAGCGCAGCGACGTGGC
The genomic region above belongs to Alphaproteobacteria bacterium and contains:
- a CDS encoding protein kinase → MFFKVLYGASYQTSQPRQQSVLQTISHTRQNSITRFTEVFSTQTPFQQGGLGIRRERQRTTMHSVKVEHNERVGPEISVSITNEGFEFENPESRVVKFKFSKETHFSVEELQPRGCKVSFTYNQKFYSLHFKNTRDFCEFQQDFRQKLPHLKFVGDLGNTPSYYKENIVDILTRAKGFGYNATGNCGLYKARFHHFKSQERARSVSAGEYPLVVKVLPLSGNMSSESATELRNHQIAQNHPFVAKSAVVTNGVQALLVMPNYACNLSDFMEQEESFETSFIKSTFARMLLSLMYAHKTGFVHRDVKPENIFIDRHNKPFLADFGLSTDQEAGIRDLTRACGTEEIMAPEMVSPDFTKYDFRCDFYSLGVVLFWMLTEGEYPFECNTTDSNNFLSERKSFSIDDRLEQLNKFRGDFEENEGLLDLCEQLLSYNPDDRPDPVRTLTRVTYLKSTTEELFEQNPELAQLHPEIAERLK
- a CDS encoding leucine-rich repeat protein; translated protein: MLFPFFLPIVKPKPKLYIKIHAFYHLNATSPAKAIYAHSPAPLSGQHSQAQEQVAQGSQEACDAPVGAAAAAAADTSAAKERFRAIGSIVEPLDPRPTTGLQMLGQALAYIPEDERIASLLFNAKHRNMVFASLALAREYQRFDHFLEFLSLQALERMISIFFKGNDKFLEKLDFFWARKEGSSSAFFATQEDFININTLTTDNPVVRKMQMIIAHKFPDDVLYVHKTHIEDVARQFCQAYAQEYKTLDEIDFEQEGKPINYRFGLKPNSHILITPQDLQDHKVNIETVSNECPDVTFVIHCKDEVLTQGFDLPETKATFVLAGNVKEIGVDAFKDKTLGSKLDLSNVKRIGKWAFRGATFTKGIKLYSDVVLEGGAFHGAIFKEDVNLPNVKIIGKWVFLRATFMKGLTLKDDVVMEEQAFEQCIFESCPYFSNLKFSDETKIEKNAFQDAIPEKTVCLSKVSNIQHFLKRMHRVSSYNTLRLNYLMISLGLPLDCAYRYAKIVLSIHHILLNLFKRPVLNLSHTFLRNIIFFCQFAQADRRFMNATFYENIIFSATQRPHST
- a CDS encoding CBS domain-containing protein, which encodes MFHNIFSKVIFFFLRNFLKLWLRFTKKDPSGEIESTVIDLIQEGKNGEDEKIDEDERALLHNVLELKDTQVSSIKIARAEIIALSDTSKTSEIIELMRNKNMSQLIIYKEEIDNILGYVVLEDIMAFEREGKDKFDINTFMKPIDFVSPSLPILDCLMGMRENGQKMAIVVDEYGGVDGLVTFTDLIEEIIGDIQHEETVTPPGQIVIEDSGDVIADGHTRLDDLNEAIGTSFRSGDDDDDVLTIAGMICEVAGRVPSRGEIVQYEDGVEFVVLDATPRKIKRVAIRGVKLKE